A genomic region of Synechococcus sp. NOUM97013 contains the following coding sequences:
- a CDS encoding FGGY-family carbohydrate kinase, whose translation MGNPLVLGIDLGTSGVRVAVLNAQRDLLFSEAVGYPRGLEHPEDWVAGCSQLIQAIPSADRMRLAAMAVDGTSGTLLACSQDGQPLGNALPYNLACPEHISAVAALIPKGGPAASASGSVARALRLIQQHPQPLLLRHQADWISGWLMQNWRYGEEGNNLRLGWCLNENRWPEAFQDLPWKEALPEIRPSGTPLGTIAPALAQQLGLPEQLQVIAGTTDANAAVLTADAAEDEGITVLGSTLVLKRFTDRPLNSGAGTSTHRVGGRWLAGGASNSGGAVLHQCFPGIDLAELSRQIDPDRDSGLQLRPLIGRGERFPVDAPEMEAVLTPRPVSDALYLHALLEGLSRIECQGWAKLTELGAPAPKRLVTLGGGARNPQWRKIRERFLQLPIRSCASPPAAGVARLALHALQQTREQSVISEGESHAPS comes from the coding sequence ATGGGCAACCCCCTGGTGCTCGGCATTGATCTGGGCACCAGTGGTGTGCGTGTCGCCGTTCTGAATGCGCAGCGGGACCTGCTGTTCAGCGAAGCGGTTGGTTATCCCAGAGGCTTGGAACATCCCGAGGACTGGGTCGCCGGATGCAGCCAACTGATCCAAGCCATTCCCAGCGCGGACAGGATGCGCCTGGCGGCGATGGCCGTCGATGGCACCTCGGGCACCCTTCTCGCCTGCAGCCAAGACGGCCAACCACTCGGCAACGCCCTGCCCTACAACTTGGCGTGCCCTGAACACATCTCCGCAGTTGCCGCACTGATTCCAAAGGGTGGGCCTGCGGCCAGTGCCAGCGGCAGCGTGGCGCGTGCTTTGCGCTTGATCCAGCAGCATCCGCAACCGCTGCTGCTCCGCCATCAAGCCGACTGGATCAGCGGCTGGTTGATGCAGAACTGGCGCTATGGCGAAGAAGGCAACAATCTTCGTCTCGGCTGGTGCCTGAACGAGAACAGGTGGCCCGAAGCCTTCCAAGACCTGCCCTGGAAGGAGGCCCTGCCCGAAATCCGTCCCAGCGGGACACCGCTCGGCACCATCGCACCTGCGCTAGCCCAACAGCTCGGCTTGCCTGAACAGCTGCAGGTGATCGCGGGCACCACGGATGCGAATGCAGCCGTGCTGACGGCAGATGCCGCAGAGGACGAGGGCATCACCGTGCTGGGGAGCACGCTGGTGCTCAAACGCTTCACGGATCGCCCCCTCAACAGTGGAGCTGGCACCTCCACCCATCGCGTCGGCGGCCGTTGGCTGGCGGGAGGTGCTTCGAACAGTGGCGGTGCTGTCTTACACCAGTGCTTTCCAGGCATCGATCTGGCAGAGCTCAGCCGTCAGATTGACCCTGATCGCGACAGTGGATTGCAGTTGCGTCCTTTGATCGGTCGGGGTGAGCGCTTTCCCGTGGATGCGCCCGAGATGGAAGCGGTGCTGACGCCGCGTCCAGTCAGTGATGCCCTCTACCTCCACGCTCTGCTCGAAGGACTGAGCCGGATCGAATGCCAGGGGTGGGCGAAGCTCACCGAATTGGGCGCACCGGCACCGAAACGCCTAGTCACCCTCGGCGGCGGAGCCCGCAATCCTCAATGGCGAAAGATCAGGGAACGCTTTCTGCAGCTGCCGATCCGCAGTTGTGCGTCGCCCCCAGCCGCAGGCGTCGCACGGCTGGCATTGCATGCTCTGCAACAGACGCGTGAACAATCCGTGATTTCCGAGGGAGAATCGCATGCGCCTTCATAA
- a CDS encoding HAD family hydrolase has product MAHLQLRGRSLGPVQGVLFDKDGTLSHSEPRLIALADARITEALERFQAMGASKSELSELHDLLARTYGRCESGVTPDGTLAVASRQHNLLSTATVFCQMRLGWPRALVLADEMFDAVDQNHEAKSSTGNSTALLPGAADILRELKAAGVVCALISNDTTAGIQGFIDAHQLGECITDVWSADNQPSKPDPGAVHGLCTKLNLKASHCALIGDADTDLLMARQAGIGITLGYVAGWHQSPQLTAHEHLIHRWSELTLGGQSKQS; this is encoded by the coding sequence GTGGCTCATCTCCAACTCAGGGGCCGTTCACTCGGCCCGGTGCAAGGGGTGCTGTTCGACAAGGACGGCACCCTTTCCCATAGCGAGCCTCGTCTGATTGCTCTTGCAGATGCTCGCATCACGGAAGCCCTGGAACGTTTCCAAGCGATGGGTGCATCCAAGAGCGAGCTCAGCGAACTCCACGACCTGCTGGCCAGAACCTACGGCCGCTGTGAGTCCGGCGTCACCCCTGACGGAACCCTGGCAGTGGCCTCTCGGCAACACAACCTGTTGAGCACGGCGACAGTGTTCTGTCAGATGCGGCTCGGCTGGCCACGCGCCCTGGTCTTGGCCGACGAGATGTTCGATGCGGTGGACCAAAACCATGAAGCCAAGAGCTCCACGGGGAACTCCACTGCACTCCTTCCAGGTGCTGCAGACATCCTGCGAGAACTCAAGGCAGCAGGTGTGGTCTGTGCCTTGATCAGCAATGACACCACAGCGGGGATTCAGGGCTTCATCGATGCACATCAACTGGGTGAGTGCATTACCGATGTCTGGAGTGCAGACAATCAACCCAGCAAACCTGATCCAGGAGCTGTGCACGGACTGTGCACAAAGCTGAATCTGAAGGCATCGCATTGCGCCCTGATTGGCGATGCCGATACAGATCTACTGATGGCACGACAAGCCGGAATCGGAATCACCCTGGGTTATGTGGCCGGGTGGCACCAATCTCCTCAACTCACAGCACATGAGCACCTGATTCACCGTTGGAGTGAACTCACGCTCGGAGGGCAGTCCAAGCAGTCCTGA
- a CDS encoding 30S ribosomal protein S1 has protein sequence MTVTPTDPSQESAVDSAEAVASAPDAVVEGAADQADFGTDEDLSIPDDIPTADDPSSRAASRDMDSAGFTLDEFAALLSKYDYNFKPGDIVNGTVFALESKGAMIDIGAKTAAFMPLQEVSINRVEGLSDVLQPGEIREFFIMSEENEDGQLSLSIRRIEYQRAWERVRQLQKEDATIYSEVFATNRGGALVRVEGLRGFIPGSHISTRKPKEELVADFLPLKFLEVDEERNRLVLSHRRALVERKMNRLEVGEVVVGTVRGIKPYGAFIDIGGVSGLLHISEISHEHIETPHSVLNVNDQMKVMIIDLDAERGRISLSTKALEPEPGDMLTDPQKVFDKAEEMAARYKQMLLEQAEEGEESLGSMMV, from the coding sequence ATGACTGTCACCCCCACAGATCCTTCCCAGGAATCTGCAGTGGACTCCGCTGAAGCCGTCGCATCCGCGCCAGACGCAGTGGTTGAAGGCGCAGCTGATCAAGCTGACTTCGGCACGGATGAAGACCTCAGCATTCCTGATGACATCCCGACTGCTGACGACCCCAGCAGCAGAGCTGCCAGCCGGGACATGGACAGCGCTGGCTTCACGCTCGACGAGTTCGCAGCGCTGCTCAGCAAATACGACTACAACTTCAAGCCTGGCGACATCGTCAACGGCACAGTCTTCGCGCTCGAATCGAAGGGCGCAATGATCGACATCGGGGCCAAAACAGCGGCCTTCATGCCTCTTCAAGAGGTCTCGATCAATCGTGTTGAGGGCCTGAGCGATGTGCTCCAGCCCGGAGAGATCCGGGAGTTCTTCATCATGAGTGAAGAGAACGAAGACGGTCAGCTATCGCTGTCCATTCGTCGGATCGAATACCAGCGCGCCTGGGAACGCGTGCGTCAGCTTCAAAAAGAAGACGCCACCATTTACTCCGAAGTGTTTGCAACCAACCGGGGTGGTGCACTGGTTCGGGTTGAGGGTCTGCGTGGATTCATTCCGGGCTCCCACATCAGCACCCGCAAGCCCAAGGAAGAACTCGTTGCTGACTTCCTGCCTCTGAAGTTCCTCGAGGTGGATGAAGAGCGCAACCGTCTCGTGCTGAGCCACCGTCGTGCGTTGGTCGAGCGCAAGATGAATCGCCTCGAAGTCGGCGAAGTTGTTGTCGGTACTGTCCGTGGCATCAAGCCCTACGGTGCCTTCATCGACATCGGCGGCGTCAGCGGTCTGCTGCACATCTCCGAAATCAGTCACGAGCACATCGAGACACCGCACTCGGTGCTCAATGTGAATGATCAAATGAAGGTGATGATCATCGACCTCGATGCGGAGCGCGGTCGGATCTCTCTATCGACCAAGGCACTTGAACCCGAGCCCGGTGACATGCTCACCGACCCTCAGAAGGTGTTCGATAAGGCCGAAGAAATGGCTGCCCGTTACAAGCAGATGCTGCTGGAACAGGCCGAGGAAGGCGAAGAGTCTCTTGGCTCAATGATGGTCTGA
- a CDS encoding phycobilisome polypeptide — protein MNAASADQIRALAQRAKVCGLDQDPTIALDLRQVIATANRDQRLLSTEELQRCCQWSGVDCAPLVSLQDLVPALVDRSRSALLSDEPDLVKPGGKLHPQERADACWRDCFHFLRVSIYGIALKRTEITDREGMVALAELYSLLDVPVPALLRALAHLRQNSMQTYAGLSSADHAKALGETLEHISNMIRHVMKRHEANNL, from the coding sequence GTGAACGCTGCAAGCGCAGATCAGATCAGAGCTTTGGCACAACGGGCCAAAGTGTGCGGTCTCGACCAGGACCCCACCATTGCCCTCGATCTGCGCCAGGTGATTGCGACGGCGAACCGCGATCAACGCTTGCTGAGCACTGAGGAATTGCAGCGCTGCTGTCAATGGTCAGGAGTGGACTGCGCTCCATTGGTCAGCCTTCAGGACCTCGTGCCTGCGCTTGTGGACCGATCACGGTCTGCGCTGCTGAGCGACGAGCCCGACCTGGTGAAACCTGGTGGCAAGCTCCACCCCCAGGAGCGAGCAGATGCCTGCTGGCGAGATTGTTTTCATTTCCTGCGCGTGAGCATCTATGGCATCGCCCTGAAGCGCACGGAGATCACCGATCGCGAAGGGATGGTGGCCCTGGCTGAGCTCTACAGCCTGCTGGATGTGCCCGTGCCGGCACTCTTACGAGCCCTGGCCCACCTCCGCCAGAACTCCATGCAGACCTACGCAGGCCTCAGCTCAGCCGACCACGCCAAGGCATTGGGGGAAACGCTCGAGCACATCAGCAACATGATTCGACACGTGATGAAGAGACACGAAGCCAATAATCTCTAG
- a CDS encoding ComF family protein: MLIQPVCWHCQTPNPFTTEQEGLCQTCWQSLGLKASGLKGLEPLSWHAAGWYEGALRRMVLRLRITPDSTVLHILCRELRSALSQHALLIPIPSWKAKSRANHLPQLLCRSLQKPCVPVLERSRPTVGQHHLNRRQRLLNQQGSFQVVRERLSSTGLLETLSSNAAQVWLVDDIVTSGATVMAARDALQTAGIVTQGVICLARTRLSVTP, encoded by the coding sequence TTGCTCATTCAGCCAGTCTGCTGGCATTGCCAGACCCCCAATCCATTCACCACTGAGCAGGAAGGTCTGTGCCAGACGTGCTGGCAGAGCCTGGGGTTGAAAGCCTCTGGACTGAAGGGTCTCGAGCCACTGTCCTGGCATGCGGCCGGCTGGTACGAGGGTGCACTGAGGCGGATGGTTCTACGCCTGCGCATCACACCAGACTCCACTGTTCTGCACATCTTGTGCCGAGAACTGCGCAGCGCACTGTCGCAACATGCCCTGCTGATTCCCATCCCTAGCTGGAAAGCGAAATCCCGGGCCAATCACCTTCCGCAGTTGCTGTGCCGCAGCCTCCAGAAACCGTGCGTCCCTGTGCTCGAACGCAGTCGTCCCACCGTGGGGCAACACCACCTCAACCGCCGGCAGCGATTGCTCAATCAACAAGGGAGCTTTCAAGTGGTGAGGGAGCGCCTTTCATCGACTGGGCTGTTGGAAACACTCAGCTCAAACGCTGCGCAGGTGTGGTTGGTGGATGACATCGTCACGAGCGGAGCCACTGTCATGGCCGCCCGTGACGCCTTGCAAACCGCTGGAATCGTCACCCAGGGGGTGATTTGTCTGGCGAGAACACGCCTCAGCGTCACGCCGTGA
- a CDS encoding pentapeptide repeat-containing protein — MTASLQLTDWTPSELKRPEDLQGASKDARGADWRGLRLDNQDLRDALLCRVDLRGTDLSSCRLDGADLRLARYDDSTKFPEGFDARSSGAVGPGARLNGAFLNGADLRGMDLRGANLMGTYLSGADLSGCLLDEVRLVGADLRHAVLQGARCRGARFSGCQLDFADFRGADLTEAGLEGIESIAGADFSLTTGLKDQVGVLQSHPYTELDCWNPMTRQNTRASLEDLR; from the coding sequence TTGACCGCATCGCTGCAACTGACCGACTGGACACCGTCCGAACTGAAGCGCCCTGAAGATCTTCAAGGTGCCTCGAAGGATGCCCGTGGTGCGGACTGGCGCGGACTTCGACTGGACAACCAGGACCTTCGTGACGCCTTGCTCTGCAGGGTCGACCTGCGCGGCACCGACCTGAGCAGCTGCCGACTGGACGGCGCTGACCTGCGCCTGGCTCGCTACGACGACAGCACGAAGTTTCCTGAGGGATTTGACGCACGTAGCTCTGGGGCGGTCGGCCCTGGCGCTCGGCTCAATGGCGCCTTTCTCAATGGGGCCGACCTGCGCGGCATGGACCTACGCGGCGCCAATCTGATGGGGACCTATCTCAGCGGAGCGGACCTGAGCGGCTGCCTGTTGGATGAGGTGAGACTGGTGGGCGCCGATCTACGCCATGCCGTTCTCCAAGGCGCACGCTGTCGGGGGGCACGCTTCAGCGGATGCCAGCTTGATTTTGCCGATTTTCGTGGAGCCGATCTCACCGAAGCTGGCCTTGAAGGCATTGAATCGATCGCAGGGGCCGACTTCTCACTCACCACAGGCCTGAAAGATCAGGTGGGAGTGCTTCAGAGCCACCCCTACACAGAATTGGATTGCTGGAACCCGATGACCCGACAGAACACGCGCGCATCCTTAGAAGATCTGCGCTGA
- a CDS encoding phycobilisome rod-core linker polypeptide, translated as MALQLLEYPLTSQNQRVGDLGGLTSELKRATFPSRDDRSAQIEQAYRQIFFHAMKCDRDVNLESQFRDGSITTRDFIRSLLLSRRFQEGYVACSTNYRLVDQVVGRVLGRPVHGQSERISWSIVIADKGFSGFVDAVLDSAEYLDAFGYDDVPCQRSRVIPGAPTGEKPIYQRFPRYGSDHRDMLWEQKLQTKDALSELPVWIKEPPAWAKKLWLGLAVVGGIELLRVVLIVAGSMYSTR; from the coding sequence ATGGCGCTTCAGCTACTGGAGTATCCGTTGACAAGCCAGAACCAGCGCGTTGGGGATCTGGGTGGCCTGACCTCCGAACTCAAAAGAGCAACCTTTCCGAGCCGCGACGATCGCAGCGCCCAAATCGAACAGGCCTACCGGCAGATCTTCTTCCATGCGATGAAATGCGACCGGGACGTCAATCTCGAGTCGCAGTTTCGTGATGGCAGCATCACGACCCGTGACTTCATCCGCAGCCTGCTGCTCTCACGGCGGTTCCAAGAAGGCTATGTCGCCTGCAGCACTAACTACCGCCTGGTTGACCAGGTGGTGGGACGGGTGCTGGGTCGTCCTGTTCATGGCCAGAGCGAGCGGATCAGCTGGTCGATCGTGATTGCCGATAAGGGGTTCAGTGGTTTCGTCGATGCCGTGCTCGACAGCGCGGAATATCTCGATGCCTTCGGCTATGACGACGTGCCGTGCCAGCGATCACGGGTGATCCCTGGTGCGCCGACTGGCGAAAAGCCGATCTACCAGCGCTTCCCCCGCTACGGCAGCGATCACCGAGACATGCTGTGGGAGCAGAAGCTGCAGACGAAGGACGCACTCAGCGAGCTTCCGGTCTGGATAAAAGAGCCACCTGCATGGGCCAAGAAGCTTTGGCTCGGCCTGGCCGTCGTGGGCGGCATCGAATTGCTCAGGGTCGTCTTGATCGTGGCAGGCTCGATGTACAGCACCCGTTGA
- the nrdR gene encoding transcriptional regulator NrdR, with protein MQCPSCQNTDSRVLESRAADGGRSVRRRRECLNCEFRFTTYERVETVPITVIKRNGHRETFSRSKLLHGLSRACEKTGIAPERLETMVEELELSLQQRSGREVSSSDIGELVLDQLKLISEVAYIRFASVYRQFSGVSDFVATLEGISASKTELTAAI; from the coding sequence ATGCAGTGCCCTTCCTGCCAAAACACCGATAGCCGGGTGCTCGAATCAAGAGCAGCCGATGGTGGAAGAAGTGTGCGACGCAGGAGGGAATGTCTCAATTGCGAATTTCGCTTCACCACCTACGAACGAGTGGAAACCGTGCCAATCACGGTGATTAAGCGCAACGGACACCGAGAAACATTCAGCCGCAGCAAACTTCTGCATGGCTTAAGTCGTGCATGCGAGAAAACGGGTATTGCACCTGAACGGCTGGAAACCATGGTTGAGGAACTCGAACTCAGCCTCCAACAGCGCAGTGGCCGTGAGGTTTCCAGCAGCGACATCGGCGAACTGGTGCTTGATCAACTCAAGTTGATCAGCGAGGTTGCCTACATCCGATTTGCCTCGGTCTACCGCCAGTTCAGCGGGGTCAGTGACTTCGTGGCGACCCTTGAAGGAATCAGCGCATCGAAGACGGAATTGACAGCCGCAATCTGA
- a CDS encoding photosystem II reaction center protein T — MESFAYILILTLAIATLFFAIAFRDPPKIGK; from the coding sequence ATGGAAAGCTTCGCTTACATCCTCATCCTCACTCTTGCGATTGCCACCCTCTTCTTCGCGATCGCCTTCCGCGATCCCCCGAAGATCGGCAAGTAA
- a CDS encoding phycobilisome linker polypeptide gives MPFGPASLLGVERFSQESEAPLELIPGDDDARKEQIIRAVYKQVLGNAYVMESERQLVAESQFKLGEISVRELVRRIAKSELYRDRFFDSCSRYRYIELAFRHLLGRAPVDFNEMRAHAERLDSHGYEADIDSFLDCADYQDTFGEWTVPFQRGWKTESCTTLQEFTWSFQLLRGNSSSSLKGDLSGISSKLGGNAYQNRPMPVVPPSSLEAQGWSFRPSTNLQDAANRNGAGAGDQGKTYRIEVTGYKANNVRRISRYTRSNRVYYVPFDKLSEQFKRIHAEGGKIASITPAN, from the coding sequence ATGCCCTTCGGTCCTGCCTCCCTGCTCGGGGTTGAGCGTTTCTCCCAGGAAAGCGAAGCTCCTCTCGAGCTGATTCCGGGCGATGACGACGCCAGGAAAGAACAGATCATCCGTGCTGTTTACAAGCAGGTCCTCGGCAACGCCTACGTGATGGAGAGCGAGCGCCAGCTCGTCGCGGAATCCCAGTTCAAACTCGGTGAAATCAGTGTTCGTGAGCTGGTGCGTCGCATCGCCAAGAGCGAGCTTTACCGCGATCGCTTCTTTGACTCCTGCTCCCGCTACCGCTACATCGAGCTGGCCTTCAGGCACCTCCTAGGACGCGCACCCGTTGACTTCAACGAAATGCGCGCCCACGCCGAGCGTCTTGACAGCCATGGCTACGAGGCCGACATCGATAGCTTTCTCGACTGCGCTGACTATCAGGACACCTTCGGCGAGTGGACGGTGCCCTTCCAGCGCGGCTGGAAAACGGAATCCTGCACCACCCTGCAGGAATTCACCTGGAGCTTCCAGCTTCTGCGCGGCAACAGCAGCAGCAGCTTGAAGGGTGATCTTTCGGGCATCAGCAGCAAGCTCGGCGGCAATGCCTATCAGAACCGTCCGATGCCGGTGGTACCGCCCTCCTCTCTAGAAGCGCAGGGCTGGAGCTTCCGTCCTTCCACCAACCTCCAGGATGCTGCCAACCGCAACGGCGCTGGCGCAGGCGATCAGGGCAAGACCTACCGGATCGAAGTCACGGGTTACAAGGCCAACAACGTGCGTCGCATCTCGCGTTACACCCGCTCGAACCGGGTGTACTACGTGCCCTTCGACAAGCTTTCTGAGCAGTTCAAGCGCATCCACGCCGAGGGCGGCAAGATCGCCAGCATCACACCAGCGAATTGA
- a CDS encoding DUF2470 domain-containing protein, which produces MAADPLTPAVSERICRHMNDDHSDAVLRYAHHYGGLTDATAAKMSEVTAEAMILDVNGQPVSIRFDHTLTDSEDAHRTMVAMLRAMPAPAESGES; this is translated from the coding sequence ATGGCCGCCGATCCGCTCACCCCCGCAGTCAGCGAACGCATCTGTCGTCATATGAACGACGATCACAGTGATGCTGTGCTGCGTTACGCCCATCACTACGGCGGTCTGACGGATGCCACCGCCGCCAAGATGTCGGAAGTGACCGCTGAAGCCATGATCCTGGATGTGAATGGTCAGCCGGTGAGCATCCGCTTCGATCACACCCTCACCGACAGCGAAGACGCCCATCGCACGATGGTCGCCATGCTCCGCGCCATGCCGGCACCTGCCGAAAGCGGGGAATCCTGA
- the metK gene encoding methionine adenosyltransferase, translated as MSRYVFTSESVTEGHPDKICDQVSDAVLDALLAQDPSSRVACETVVNTGLCMITGEVTSKAQVDFIRLVRNVINDIGYSGARAGGFDANSCAVLVALDQQSPDIAQGVNEADDHAGDPLDLVGAGDQGIMFGYACNETPELMPLPISLAHRLSRRLAEVRHNGTLEYLLPDGKTQVSVVYENDKPVAIDTILISTQHTEEVAGISDEQGIRERITEDLWTHVVEPATADLALKPNREVTKYLVNPTGKFVVGGPQGDAGLTGRKIIVDTYGGYARHGGGAFSGKDPTKVDRSAAYAARYVAKCLVAAGLAERAEVQLSYAIGVAKPVSILVESFGTSELANDALTALVQQHFDLRPGAIIETFDLRNLPQKRGGRFYQNTAAYGHFGRNDLKAPWEDVDAKAAELRNA; from the coding sequence ATGAGTCGATACGTCTTCACCTCCGAGTCCGTGACGGAGGGCCATCCCGACAAGATCTGCGATCAAGTCAGTGATGCCGTACTCGACGCCCTTCTGGCCCAGGATCCCTCCAGCCGCGTCGCCTGCGAAACGGTTGTGAATACCGGCCTGTGCATGATCACCGGCGAGGTGACGTCCAAGGCCCAGGTCGACTTCATTCGCCTGGTCCGCAATGTAATCAATGACATCGGCTACAGCGGAGCCCGGGCAGGTGGATTTGACGCCAACAGCTGTGCCGTTTTGGTCGCACTCGATCAACAATCCCCTGACATCGCCCAGGGTGTGAACGAGGCCGATGACCATGCCGGCGACCCTCTGGATCTCGTCGGTGCCGGTGATCAGGGAATCATGTTTGGCTACGCGTGCAATGAGACACCGGAGCTGATGCCCCTGCCCATCAGCTTGGCCCACCGCTTGTCGCGACGCCTCGCGGAAGTGCGCCACAACGGCACTCTCGAGTACCTGCTGCCTGACGGCAAGACCCAGGTGAGTGTTGTTTATGAAAACGACAAGCCGGTGGCGATCGACACCATCCTGATTTCCACGCAACACACTGAAGAGGTCGCCGGTATCAGCGATGAGCAAGGAATCCGCGAGCGAATCACCGAAGACCTCTGGACCCATGTCGTGGAACCAGCCACAGCGGATCTCGCTCTGAAACCGAACCGGGAAGTGACCAAATATCTGGTGAATCCCACGGGCAAATTTGTGGTGGGCGGACCACAAGGAGATGCCGGTCTCACCGGCCGCAAGATCATCGTCGACACCTATGGCGGTTATGCCCGCCACGGTGGCGGCGCTTTCTCCGGTAAAGACCCCACCAAAGTGGACCGTTCTGCAGCCTATGCAGCGCGTTATGTCGCCAAATGCCTTGTGGCGGCAGGACTGGCTGAACGCGCTGAAGTGCAGCTCAGCTACGCCATTGGTGTGGCCAAACCCGTTTCCATTCTTGTGGAATCCTTTGGGACCAGTGAGCTTGCGAACGACGCTCTCACTGCGCTGGTGCAGCAACACTTTGATCTGCGCCCTGGAGCCATCATCGAAACCTTCGATCTCCGGAACCTGCCGCAAAAACGTGGCGGACGCTTTTACCAAAACACTGCGGCCTACGGACACTTTGGCCGCAACGATCTGAAGGCACCCTGGGAAGACGTGGATGCCAAGGCAGCGGAACTGCGCAACGCCTGA
- a CDS encoding phycobilisome rod-core linker polypeptide has product MSASKGFGAESLNDGPVSFSRNRNAAAKPALSNGEFLRQSCSTMKIAIGPRNHEDCPHGVTAQRYAPDDAAALATAISAAYRQVYGNAHVMDNERSAELEAQFCNGELNVRDFVRGLAKSSFYRSRFFEGVAPQRGIELNLKHLLGRPPINQAEMSAHIALLADRGHDAVVDFIVDGAEYAEVFGDDVVPYTRSFTSAAGIPNNSFANMAALERGFAISDSAVGSSSQLSNVLARGTSAYIALPSGARGASGGASPSGGVRFAPKKRTSSDGGDSTPIRNDAYVGFGLGQREQEVFQRCPADTADQINGLIRATYRQVMGNPHLMESERAMSAESKFAEGYLSTRELVRAIALSPEYSRRFFECNAPYRFVELNFKHLLGRAPGSQAELSEHIQILANDGYEAEINSYLDSTEYQSTFGEDTVPYMRILSEQGRSQVAFNRHLSLAEGYAASDAVTNSSSLVTSVATNSVPSGWRSTTVRANRNGAVAGSPSATTKRFRIVVQAQPRGGRQRTPNASYLVNGKDMTSQMKYIHARGGRIVSISEVM; this is encoded by the coding sequence ATGTCTGCCTCCAAAGGTTTTGGCGCTGAATCCCTGAACGACGGACCGGTCTCCTTCAGCAGGAACCGCAACGCTGCGGCCAAGCCTGCGCTCAGCAATGGCGAATTTCTACGTCAGTCCTGCAGCACGATGAAGATCGCCATCGGGCCCCGCAATCACGAGGATTGCCCCCACGGCGTCACCGCTCAGCGCTATGCACCCGATGACGCAGCGGCGCTGGCCACGGCCATCAGCGCGGCCTACCGCCAGGTGTACGGCAACGCCCATGTGATGGACAACGAGCGCTCGGCTGAGCTCGAAGCCCAGTTCTGCAACGGCGAACTGAACGTGCGTGACTTCGTGCGCGGCCTGGCCAAGTCCAGCTTCTATCGCTCTCGCTTCTTTGAAGGCGTCGCTCCGCAGCGGGGAATCGAGCTGAACCTCAAGCACCTGCTGGGACGGCCACCGATCAATCAGGCTGAGATGTCAGCGCACATCGCACTGCTCGCTGACCGCGGACACGACGCCGTCGTCGATTTCATTGTTGACGGCGCTGAGTACGCCGAGGTCTTCGGTGATGACGTTGTTCCCTACACCCGCTCCTTCACCTCGGCAGCCGGAATTCCCAACAACAGCTTCGCCAACATGGCGGCGCTCGAGCGAGGCTTCGCCATCAGTGACAGTGCCGTTGGATCCAGCAGCCAGCTGAGCAATGTGCTGGCTCGCGGCACGAGCGCCTACATCGCCCTTCCTTCCGGTGCCCGTGGTGCCAGCGGAGGCGCGAGCCCTTCCGGCGGCGTCCGCTTTGCGCCCAAAAAGCGCACCAGCAGCGATGGTGGCGATTCCACCCCGATTCGCAACGATGCCTACGTTGGCTTCGGTCTCGGCCAACGCGAACAGGAAGTCTTCCAGCGCTGCCCTGCCGATACCGCTGATCAGATCAACGGTCTGATCCGTGCAACCTACCGACAGGTCATGGGCAACCCCCACCTGATGGAGTCGGAGCGTGCCATGAGCGCTGAAAGCAAGTTCGCCGAGGGCTATCTCAGCACCAGGGAACTGGTCCGTGCCATTGCGCTCTCACCCGAGTACAGCCGTCGCTTCTTCGAATGCAACGCGCCTTACCGTTTCGTCGAGCTCAATTTCAAACACCTTCTGGGTCGCGCACCCGGTTCGCAGGCCGAGCTAAGCGAGCACATCCAGATCCTGGCGAACGACGGCTACGAAGCCGAAATCAACAGCTATCTCGACAGCACCGAGTATCAGTCCACCTTCGGTGAAGACACGGTGCCCTACATGCGCATCCTCAGCGAACAGGGTCGTTCTCAGGTCGCCTTCAACCGCCATCTGTCGCTGGCCGAAGGCTATGCCGCCAGCGACGCGGTCACCAACAGCTCGTCACTGGTCACCTCCGTCGCCACCAACAGCGTGCCCAGCGGCTGGCGCAGCACCACCGTCCGCGCCAACCGCAACGGTGCCGTTGCCGGTTCCCCCTCGGCAACAACCAAGCGCTTCCGCATCGTGGTGCAGGCCCAGCCTCGCGGCGGTCGCCAGCGCACACCGAACGCCAGCTACCTGGTGAATGGCAAGGACATGACCAGCCAGATGAAGTACATCCACGCCCGTGGCGGACGGATTGTCTCCATCAGCGAAGTGATGTAA